The Lycium barbarum isolate Lr01 chromosome 9, ASM1917538v2, whole genome shotgun sequence genome has a segment encoding these proteins:
- the LOC132611284 gene encoding superoxide dismutase [Mn], mitochondrial, protein MALRTLVTKRTVAAGLGFRQQLRGLQTFSLPDLPYDYGALEPAISGDIMQLHHQKHHQTYITNYNKALEQLDDAISKGDANTVAKLHSALKFNGGGHINHSIFWKNLAPVREGGGEPPKGSLGWAIDTNFGSVEALVKKMNAEGAALQGSGWVWLGVDKELKRLVIETTANQDPLVSKGANLVPLLGIDVWEHAYYLQYKNVRPDYLKNIWKVINWKYANDVYEKECP, encoded by the exons ATGGCTTTAAGAACCCTAGTAACCAAACGGACCGTAGCGGCAGGGCTAGGGTTCCGCCAGCAACTACGTGGCCTCCAAACCTTTTCGCTCCCGGATCTTCCATACGACTATGGCGCACTGGAGCCAGCAATTAGCGGTGATATAATGCAGCTACACCATCAGAAGCATCATCAGACTTACATAACTAATTACAATAAAGCCCTTGAACAGCTCGACGATGCTATTTCTAAAGGAGATGCCAATACCGTCGCTAAATTGCACAGTGCCCTCAAATTCAACGGCGGAG GTCATATTAATCACTCAATTTTCTGGAAGAACCTTGCCCCTGTCCGC GAGGGTGGTGGTGAGCCTCCAAAGGGTTCTCTTGGCTGGGCTATTGACACTAACTTTGGTTCCGTGGAAGCTTTAGTAAAAAAGATGAATGCAGAAGGTGCTGCTTTACAGGGCTCTGGCTGGGTG TGGCTTGGTGTGGACAAAGAGCTTAAGCGCCTGGTGATTGAAACCACTGCGAATCAG GACCCTTTGGTTTCTAAAGGAGCAAATTTGGTACCTCTTCTGGGTATAGACGTTTGGGAACACGCATACTACTTGCAG TACAAGAATGTAAGACCAGATTAcctgaagaatatatggaaagtTATCAACTGGAAATATGCCAATGATGTTTATGAGAAAGAATGCCCTTGA